The Pantoea vagans genome includes a window with the following:
- the tssE gene encoding type VI secretion system baseplate subunit TssE, producing MKPHPDTFNGWQARKQPRVTAQDEMRPSLLDRLTDDHPEQQNVELGRQTVSHQTLRTQVLRDLQWLFNCINNESQIDLQPWPDARMSVINFGLTPLAGKRMSEIEWDDVRTALRRAMLQFEPRIIPHDLQIRCLTDVNALNNHNTLAIEISGNLWCIPWPLAFVFRTDLDLEHSRFDLKDADA from the coding sequence ATGAAACCCCATCCCGACACCTTCAACGGCTGGCAGGCGCGCAAACAACCGCGCGTCACAGCACAGGATGAGATGCGCCCCAGCCTGCTTGACCGGCTCACCGATGACCATCCCGAACAACAAAACGTCGAACTGGGGCGCCAGACCGTCAGTCATCAGACGCTGCGCACCCAAGTGCTGCGCGATTTACAGTGGCTGTTTAACTGCATCAACAATGAGAGTCAGATAGACCTGCAACCCTGGCCTGATGCGCGCATGTCAGTGATTAATTTTGGTCTCACCCCGCTGGCAGGCAAACGGATGTCGGAGATTGAGTGGGACGATGTGCGCACCGCACTGAGACGCGCCATGTTGCAATTTGAACCACGCATCATCCCGCACGACCTACAGATCCGCTGCCTGACCGACGTTAACGCACTGAATAATCACAACACACTCGCCATCGAAATCAGCGGCAATTTGTGGTGCATCCCCTGGCCACTGGCCTTTGTGTTTCGCACCGACCTGGATCTGGAACACAGCCGATTTGACCTGAAGGACGCGGACGCATGA
- a CDS encoding Hcp family type VI secretion system effector, with the protein MTIAMYLKPEGVEGESKDSAHTGWIDILSFNWGANQPNNMSVGGGGGAGKVNYQDLHVHARIDKATPTLMLYCSNGKHIPTLEFHVTKAGGSQIIYNKINLTEVLVTSVQFTGSRDDDTVGIEYSFQAAQVEEIYTQQSEDGAAGADTTFGWNIKTNTAS; encoded by the coding sequence ATGACCATCGCAATGTATCTGAAGCCAGAAGGTGTTGAAGGTGAATCAAAAGACTCGGCACACACGGGCTGGATCGACATTCTCTCTTTCAACTGGGGTGCCAACCAGCCAAACAACATGAGCGTAGGTGGCGGCGGCGGTGCAGGTAAGGTGAATTATCAAGACCTGCACGTGCATGCCCGTATCGATAAAGCGACACCCACGCTGATGCTGTACTGCTCCAACGGTAAACACATCCCCACTCTTGAGTTTCACGTCACCAAAGCCGGTGGCTCGCAGATTATCTATAACAAAATCAATCTGACCGAAGTGCTGGTGACCAGCGTGCAGTTCACCGGTTCACGCGACGATGACACCGTAGGGATTGAGTACTCGTTCCAGGCCGCGCAGGTGGAAGAGATTTACACCCAGCAGTCCGAAGACGGTGCTGCAGGTGCCGACACCACCTTCGGCTGGAATATTAAAACCAACACCGCGTCTTAA
- the tssB gene encoding type VI secretion system contractile sheath small subunit, translated as MENTMANYPTIKRARSGQKFISRNRAPRVQIEYDVEIYGSDRKVQLPFVMGVMADLVGQPVEDQPEIAERKFLEVDIDNFDERMKALKPHLAYHVDNTLTGEGKVGVDLTFNSMDDFLPDAIVRRVEPLNELLEARTQLSNLLSYMDGKNGAEALIAEILQNPTLMQSLASAPKPAAASNDDRATEKHDE; from the coding sequence ATGGAGAACACTATGGCTAATTATCCCACCATTAAACGCGCCCGTAGCGGACAGAAGTTCATTTCGCGCAACCGCGCGCCGCGCGTGCAGATTGAGTACGACGTGGAGATTTACGGTTCCGACCGCAAAGTGCAGTTGCCCTTCGTTATGGGCGTGATGGCCGACCTGGTGGGCCAGCCGGTTGAGGATCAGCCGGAGATCGCCGAGCGTAAGTTCCTTGAAGTGGATATCGATAACTTTGACGAACGCATGAAAGCGCTCAAGCCACACCTTGCCTATCACGTGGATAACACGCTGACGGGCGAAGGCAAAGTGGGCGTTGACCTCACTTTTAACAGCATGGATGACTTCCTGCCTGATGCCATTGTGCGCCGTGTTGAGCCACTGAATGAGCTACTGGAAGCCCGCACTCAGCTCTCCAACCTGCTCTCTTACATGGATGGCAAAAACGGTGCGGAAGCCTTGATCGCCGAGATCCTGCAAAACCCCACTTTAATGCAATCACTGGCCAGCGCGCCAAAACCAGCAGCCGCATCCAACGATGACCGCGCAACGGAGAAACATGATGAGTAA
- the tssG gene encoding type VI secretion system baseplate subunit TssG produces MTVLQPGWRISCRLPDDFWQQRRAAPFQFDLFQLLRRLDAQAGSAWQLGSAPLPRNEPLRLGQSPSLAFAPATVAGIRQRNRDDLHEVDIWSFGLFGPNGPLPLHLTEYAHERVTHFGDRSMVAFCNLFHHRLILLFYRAWADAQPAIALDRPDRHQFNHYLSCLTGVGQPALQQQRGSLNEHARYALAGHFTRQTHDGEGLTRSLSWYLQVPVAIKNHIPQWMRIEKREQAQLRAGKHAPRLGETAFLGSAVRDIQHKFRLRFGPLRLKDYRRLLPRAGNAQQVVDWVRHYLGIEYDWEVQLELHQEDVRGVALGSDQPLGYTSWLGEQPEKRHRDDLVYQPAVSR; encoded by the coding sequence ATGACTGTGCTGCAACCAGGCTGGCGCATCTCTTGTCGCCTGCCGGACGACTTTTGGCAACAACGTCGCGCCGCGCCCTTTCAGTTCGATCTTTTCCAGCTACTGCGTCGCCTGGATGCACAGGCGGGCAGTGCGTGGCAACTGGGTAGCGCGCCGCTGCCCCGTAATGAACCGTTACGGCTGGGACAGTCCCCCTCGCTGGCCTTTGCGCCCGCCACCGTTGCGGGCATTCGTCAGCGCAATCGTGACGATTTGCATGAAGTGGATATCTGGAGCTTTGGCCTGTTTGGCCCCAACGGGCCGCTGCCGCTGCATCTGACGGAATATGCTCACGAGCGCGTCACGCACTTTGGCGACCGGAGCATGGTGGCGTTCTGCAATCTGTTTCACCACCGCCTTATCCTGCTGTTTTATCGTGCATGGGCGGATGCACAGCCGGCGATTGCTCTGGACCGTCCCGATCGTCATCAATTTAATCACTATCTCTCCTGCCTGACCGGTGTCGGACAACCGGCATTGCAACAGCAACGCGGCAGCCTGAATGAACATGCGCGCTATGCGCTAGCCGGGCACTTCACGCGGCAAACCCACGATGGCGAAGGCCTGACTCGTAGCCTCAGCTGGTATTTGCAGGTGCCGGTGGCGATTAAGAACCACATTCCACAGTGGATGCGCATCGAGAAACGTGAACAGGCACAGCTTCGCGCCGGTAAACATGCGCCGCGGTTAGGGGAAACCGCCTTTTTGGGGAGTGCGGTGCGCGATATTCAACACAAGTTTCGTCTGCGCTTTGGCCCACTGCGCCTCAAAGATTATCGGCGGCTACTCCCGCGGGCAGGCAACGCACAGCAGGTGGTGGATTGGGTACGCCACTATCTGGGCATTGAGTACGACTGGGAAGTCCAGCTGGAGCTGCATCAGGAGGATGTCAGGGGCGTTGCGCTCGGCAGCGATCAGCCGCTGGGTTACACCAGTTGGCTCGGTGAACAACCCGAGAAACGCCATCGTGATGATTTGGTTTATCAGCCTGCTGTTTCGCGCTGA
- the tssC gene encoding type VI secretion system contractile sheath large subunit, with amino-acid sequence MSNAASQTQRLQAETVSQSDFSALLNKEFRPNNDQARDAISQAVQTLAAQALENSLPVSDDAYRTIQALIAEIDAKLSQQVNAIMHHDSFQQLEGAWRGLHYLVNNTETDEMLKIRVMSISKRELSRTLKRYKGVGWDQSPLFKKIYEEEYGQFGGEPYGCLVGDYYFDHSPPDVELLGELAKIGAAAHCPVITGAAPSALQMESWQELANPRDITKIFTNTEYAAWRTLRESEDTRYLGLVMPRFLARLPYGVRTNPVDSFDFTEDTEGATHKNYTWANAAYAMAANINRSFKQFGWSTSIRGVESGGSVENLPCHVFPTDDGGVDMKCPTEIAISDRREAELAKNGFIPLVHRKNSDFAAFIGAQSLQKPEDYYDADAAANAQLAARLPYLFACCRFAHYLKCIVRDKIGSFQERADMERWLNSWIIRYVDGDPVNSTQETKARKPLADARVTVEEQEDNPGYYAAKFFLRPHYQLEGLTVSLRLVSKLPTLKQQQG; translated from the coding sequence ATGAGTAATGCAGCCTCCCAAACGCAACGCTTGCAGGCGGAAACTGTCAGCCAGAGCGACTTTAGCGCCTTGCTAAATAAAGAGTTCCGTCCCAACAACGACCAGGCGCGCGACGCCATTTCCCAGGCGGTGCAGACGCTGGCGGCGCAGGCCCTTGAAAACAGTTTGCCGGTGTCCGACGACGCCTATCGCACTATTCAGGCCCTGATCGCCGAGATCGATGCCAAACTGTCGCAGCAGGTTAACGCCATCATGCATCACGATAGTTTCCAGCAGTTAGAGGGCGCGTGGCGCGGCCTGCACTACCTGGTGAACAACACCGAAACCGATGAAATGCTCAAGATCCGGGTGATGAGCATCAGCAAACGCGAACTGAGCCGCACCTTGAAGCGCTACAAAGGCGTGGGTTGGGATCAGAGCCCGTTGTTTAAGAAGATCTACGAAGAAGAGTACGGTCAGTTTGGTGGTGAGCCGTATGGTTGTCTGGTCGGTGACTACTACTTTGACCACAGCCCACCGGATGTGGAACTGCTGGGTGAGCTGGCCAAAATTGGCGCGGCGGCACACTGTCCGGTGATCACCGGTGCGGCACCCAGTGCCCTGCAAATGGAGTCCTGGCAGGAGCTGGCGAACCCACGTGATATCACCAAAATCTTCACCAACACCGAATATGCCGCCTGGCGTACCCTGCGTGAAAGCGAAGATACCCGCTACCTCGGCCTGGTGATGCCACGTTTCCTCGCGCGTTTGCCGTACGGCGTACGCACCAATCCTGTCGATAGCTTCGACTTCACCGAAGATACCGAAGGCGCCACGCACAAAAACTACACCTGGGCTAACGCCGCCTATGCCATGGCCGCCAACATCAACCGCTCCTTCAAGCAGTTTGGCTGGAGCACGTCAATTCGCGGCGTGGAGTCTGGTGGTTCCGTAGAAAACCTGCCGTGCCACGTGTTCCCGACCGATGACGGCGGCGTCGACATGAAGTGCCCAACAGAAATCGCCATCAGCGACCGTCGTGAAGCTGAGCTGGCGAAAAACGGCTTTATTCCGCTAGTACACCGTAAGAACTCGGACTTTGCCGCCTTTATTGGCGCACAGTCACTGCAAAAACCGGAAGACTATTACGATGCCGATGCCGCAGCCAACGCCCAACTGGCAGCCCGTTTGCCGTACCTGTTCGCCTGCTGCCGCTTTGCTCACTACCTGAAATGCATCGTGCGCGACAAGATCGGTTCGTTTCAGGAACGTGCTGATATGGAGCGCTGGCTCAACTCGTGGATTATCCGCTACGTCGATGGCGATCCGGTGAACTCCACGCAGGAAACCAAAGCGCGTAAACCGCTGGCCGACGCGCGCGTCACCGTGGAAGAGCAGGAGGACAATCCGGGTTACTACGCCGCTAAATTCTTCCTGCGCCCGCACTACCAACTTGAAGGCCTGACGGTATCCCTGCGTCTGGTCTCGAAATTACCGACGCTGAAACAGCAGCAAGGGTAA
- the tagH gene encoding type VI secretion system-associated FHA domain protein TagH, with amino-acid sequence MRFTLVESKNGVQPPLTSVDFYPPGGTIGRSEDNNFILPDDSRTISRLQLLVHTSAEGECRITNRGNVINVDFNGIPLEHGRQVELQSGDLLGIGDYTLEVSDIAGEIPAPRQPTLQATQATSIKRGIPSDVPGEIWDSLSRDFATPKVAPVAADAHHPLTQPAAKALNPVDPLAHEEQFTELAQLDVRESDPARLFTGSDLFQQPTILQDATPTTLRDQPQVAHQQPQTELDPLALFGSSGNAQPEDSDPFGLMNGQAQPLTPPDLFQPEAAPAALHTPPPEQPIPQPAEPAPIPTPRVQHISPEHSNASRASGRMGIDPVSYKTAAQRRAANTPGVDADLLQAFLNGADLADIDAKPHLDQEQMYLLGQLLSLFSQGTVALLSSRTMLKRGVNAEMTMILEQANNPFKLLPSGKSVLVQMFSSQMPGFMEPEKAVRDALVDLQAHQLGMIAGIRAIITAMLQSFNPDNLQQEESGRHLFTASRKAARWDSFVKRYQTIASEIDDDFHTLFGEAFLHAYDVEVNHYKDLQTQKTEK; translated from the coding sequence ATGCGATTCACCCTTGTTGAAAGTAAAAACGGCGTACAGCCTCCGCTGACCAGCGTCGATTTCTATCCGCCGGGCGGTACCATTGGCCGCAGTGAAGACAACAACTTTATCCTGCCCGACGACAGCCGCACCATTTCCCGGCTGCAACTGCTGGTGCACACCTCCGCCGAAGGCGAGTGCCGCATCACCAATCGCGGCAACGTGATTAACGTCGATTTCAACGGTATTCCACTGGAGCACGGTCGCCAGGTTGAACTGCAAAGTGGCGATCTGCTGGGCATTGGTGATTACACGCTGGAAGTGAGCGACATTGCTGGGGAAATACCTGCGCCGCGTCAACCCACTCTACAGGCAACCCAGGCAACATCCATCAAGCGGGGCATCCCCTCTGACGTGCCCGGCGAGATTTGGGACAGTCTGTCGCGCGATTTCGCCACGCCGAAAGTGGCCCCTGTGGCAGCGGATGCCCACCACCCGCTGACGCAACCGGCAGCCAAAGCACTTAATCCCGTTGATCCGCTCGCGCATGAAGAACAATTCACCGAACTGGCACAGCTGGATGTACGTGAGAGTGACCCCGCACGCTTGTTCACTGGCAGTGACCTGTTTCAGCAGCCAACGATTCTGCAGGATGCCACGCCCACCACGCTGCGCGATCAACCTCAGGTGGCCCACCAGCAACCACAAACCGAACTTGATCCGTTAGCACTGTTTGGCAGCAGCGGTAACGCTCAGCCGGAAGATAGCGATCCTTTTGGTCTGATGAACGGTCAGGCGCAGCCCCTTACGCCGCCCGACTTGTTCCAACCTGAAGCCGCACCGGCCGCATTGCACACACCGCCTCCCGAACAGCCAATACCGCAACCCGCGGAACCGGCACCCATACCCACTCCCCGTGTGCAGCACATCAGCCCTGAACACTCCAATGCCAGCCGCGCCAGTGGACGTATGGGTATCGACCCCGTCAGCTATAAAACCGCCGCGCAACGCCGTGCTGCCAATACGCCGGGTGTCGATGCCGATTTACTGCAGGCATTTCTTAACGGCGCGGATCTCGCAGATATTGATGCTAAACCGCATCTCGACCAAGAGCAGATGTATCTGCTGGGCCAACTGCTCAGCCTTTTTTCACAAGGCACCGTGGCACTGCTCTCTTCGCGCACCATGTTAAAGCGCGGCGTCAACGCGGAAATGACCATGATCCTCGAACAGGCCAACAACCCCTTTAAGCTGCTGCCGTCAGGGAAAAGTGTATTAGTGCAGATGTTCAGCAGCCAGATGCCGGGCTTTATGGAGCCGGAAAAAGCGGTACGTGATGCGCTGGTGGATTTGCAGGCGCACCAACTGGGGATGATTGCGGGTATCCGCGCCATCATCACCGCGATGCTGCAATCCTTTAATCCTGACAATTTGCAGCAGGAAGAGAGCGGTCGCCACCTGTTCACAGCCTCACGTAAGGCGGCGCGCTGGGACAGCTTCGTGAAGCGCTATCAGACCATCGCCAGCGAGATCGATGACGATTTTCACACCCTGTTTGGCGAAGCCTTCCTGCACGCCTACGACGTCGAAGTGAACCATTACAAAGACCTGCAAACGCAAAAAACGGAAAAATGA
- a CDS encoding PP2C family protein-serine/threonine phosphatase, with protein sequence MNITFASISHQGKRSSNQDRLANALGARAACFVMCDGIAGEQGGDTAARLACDTIITQFDGDNHLNAQLIRGYIAAANQAIKQQQHHHDSLKNMGTTLVSLFIDRDYQLAYWAHAGDSRLYHFRRGYLLEVTRDHSLAQRMQDAGYPADAINHNLLYFALGMKEDREASYSDVLALEDGDVFLLCTDGFWHEMSVSDLEQSLRMVSNPQEWLALLQRMKPHDNGDNFSAMAVWMGDPQDSTLLSSLNDAQRILLSQRD encoded by the coding sequence ATGAATATAACGTTCGCGTCTATCAGCCATCAGGGCAAACGTAGCAGCAATCAGGATCGACTGGCGAACGCACTGGGCGCACGTGCCGCCTGTTTTGTCATGTGTGACGGCATCGCAGGCGAACAAGGCGGCGATACCGCAGCACGTCTGGCGTGCGACACCATCATCACGCAATTTGACGGTGACAATCATCTCAATGCACAACTGATCCGCGGGTATATCGCGGCGGCGAATCAGGCCATCAAACAGCAGCAACATCATCATGACAGCTTGAAAAATATGGGCACCACGTTGGTGAGCTTGTTTATCGATCGTGATTACCAACTCGCCTATTGGGCCCATGCTGGCGACAGTCGGTTATATCACTTTCGTCGCGGCTATTTGCTGGAGGTCACGCGGGACCACAGTCTGGCGCAACGCATGCAGGATGCCGGTTATCCCGCTGATGCCATTAATCACAACCTGCTCTATTTCGCGCTGGGCATGAAAGAGGATCGCGAAGCCAGTTACAGCGACGTGCTCGCGCTGGAAGATGGCGATGTATTTCTGCTGTGCACGGACGGCTTCTGGCATGAAATGAGCGTCAGCGATCTGGAACAGTCGCTGCGGATGGTCAGCAATCCACAAGAATGGCTGGCGCTGTTGCAGCGGATGAAACCGCACGACAACGGTGACAACTTCAGCGCCATGGCGGTATGGATGGGCGATCCGCAAGACTCGACCCTGCTCAGTTCGCTCAACGATGCGCAGCGCATTCTGCTGTCGCAGCGGGATTGA
- the tssF gene encoding type VI secretion system baseplate subunit TssF gives MNPQLLDYYNRELNYLREMGAEFAERYPKVAGRLGMSGIDVTDPYIERLMEGFAFLTSRVQLKMDAEFPRFTEQLLEMIYPNYLAPTPSMAIVEFQPDHMKGKISSGFSIPRGSLIENQAMKSKGVSCKYRTAHDVTLLPLQLREVSLGSIPANLPVSAASLAQRGAVRALRIRLQTTGNIPLHQLDMAELRFHLSGADLPASGLMALLMAHCVGVLYRSPDNAQHLLLEADALHQQGFAAEEALLPDDHRNFSGYRLLQEYFAFPARFLFFRTSGLQPLVKQLRGATEMEIVLLLDKADDDLESVVDVSHLALHCTPAINLFPRVAERIPLTEGRNDYHLVVDNTNPLDYEVFSVSRLYGSGQALHQEQVFRPFWHSFGSDQGNYGAYFSQRREPRALSDQAKIFGTRTAYSGSELFVTLVDEQQSPWSDDVQYVMADVLCTNRDLPLLLKQQGMDQFTLPTSAPVLGIHLRKGPTAPRPALAAGATSWRLISQLQLNYLSLMESEGDQGAASLRQLLGLYADTAEAATSRQIEGVRHCELRPVFRRVPEPGPIVFARGIAITLTLDEQAFGGASPWLLGSVLATLFSRMVAINTFTELTLNSSQSGEIGYWPAQMGKRSLL, from the coding sequence ATGAATCCTCAACTGCTTGATTACTACAACCGTGAACTTAATTACCTGCGCGAGATGGGGGCGGAATTTGCCGAACGCTACCCTAAAGTTGCGGGTCGCCTGGGCATGAGCGGCATTGACGTTACGGACCCCTATATCGAACGCCTGATGGAGGGCTTTGCTTTCCTCACTTCGCGTGTGCAGCTCAAAATGGACGCCGAGTTTCCACGTTTTACCGAACAGCTGCTGGAGATGATCTACCCCAACTATCTCGCGCCTACACCCTCGATGGCGATCGTCGAGTTTCAGCCCGATCATATGAAAGGCAAAATCAGCAGCGGCTTCTCCATTCCGCGTGGCTCGCTGATTGAGAACCAGGCAATGAAGAGCAAAGGCGTTAGCTGCAAATATCGCACTGCGCATGATGTCACGTTACTGCCTCTGCAATTGCGCGAGGTCTCGCTGGGCAGTATTCCAGCTAACCTGCCGGTTTCCGCCGCCAGTCTGGCGCAACGTGGCGCGGTACGTGCCCTGCGTATCCGGCTGCAAACCACCGGGAACATTCCATTACATCAGCTCGATATGGCGGAACTGCGCTTTCATCTCAGCGGTGCCGATCTGCCCGCCAGTGGCTTAATGGCGCTGCTGATGGCGCATTGCGTCGGGGTGCTCTATCGCAGCCCGGACAATGCACAACATTTACTGCTGGAGGCGGACGCCCTGCATCAACAGGGATTCGCCGCCGAAGAAGCCCTGCTGCCTGACGACCACCGCAATTTCAGCGGCTACCGCTTATTGCAGGAGTACTTCGCCTTCCCTGCCCGTTTCCTGTTTTTTCGCACCAGCGGGCTGCAACCGCTGGTGAAACAGCTGCGCGGAGCGACCGAAATGGAGATCGTGTTGCTGTTAGATAAAGCCGATGATGATTTGGAGAGCGTGGTGGACGTCTCTCATTTGGCGCTGCATTGCACGCCCGCCATCAACCTGTTTCCCCGCGTGGCCGAACGCATTCCGCTCACCGAAGGCCGCAATGATTATCATCTCGTGGTCGATAACACTAACCCGCTCGATTATGAAGTGTTCAGCGTCAGCCGCCTCTACGGCAGCGGCCAGGCGTTGCATCAGGAGCAAGTATTCCGTCCGTTCTGGCACAGTTTCGGCAGCGATCAGGGCAATTACGGGGCTTACTTCTCGCAACGGCGCGAGCCGCGTGCGCTGTCGGATCAGGCCAAAATCTTCGGCACCCGCACTGCCTATAGCGGCTCGGAACTGTTTGTCACATTGGTAGATGAACAGCAATCCCCCTGGTCTGATGATGTGCAGTACGTGATGGCCGACGTACTGTGCACCAATCGCGATTTACCTCTGCTATTAAAGCAGCAAGGGATGGATCAGTTCACGCTTCCGACCTCCGCTCCGGTGTTGGGCATTCACCTGCGTAAAGGGCCAACCGCGCCACGCCCCGCACTGGCAGCGGGTGCCACTTCATGGCGTCTGATCAGTCAGTTACAGCTCAATTATCTCAGCCTGATGGAGAGCGAAGGCGATCAGGGTGCCGCTTCACTACGCCAGCTATTGGGGCTATATGCCGACACCGCTGAAGCGGCGACATCGCGTCAGATCGAAGGTGTGCGCCATTGTGAATTACGCCCGGTTTTTCGCCGGGTACCGGAACCGGGACCGATTGTATTTGCGCGTGGGATTGCCATCACCCTGACGCTGGACGAACAGGCATTCGGCGGCGCCAGCCCCTGGCTGCTCGGCAGTGTGCTGGCAACCTTATTTAGCCGCATGGTGGCCATCAACACCTTTACTGAACTGACGCTGAACAGTAGCCAGAGCGGAGAAATTGGCTACTGGCCTGCACAAATGGGCAAGAGGTCGCTGCTATGA